Proteins encoded together in one Flavobacteriales bacterium window:
- a CDS encoding ClbS/DfsB family four-helix bundle protein, which translates to MPRPTNKKDLLAQGRSRYEALNAFIVGLSPADRDRAFRPGTMNRNIRDVLGHLHHWHTFMLGWYAVGMKGGKPDMPAKGYTWAATPELNRWIHRKYSDIPLKKVRALFERSHADVVALIERHSDAELFTKKRYPWTGSTSLGAYLVGATSSHYDWALKLIKKGMK; encoded by the coding sequence ATGCCCCGCCCGACGAACAAGAAGGACCTGCTCGCGCAAGGCCGCTCCAGATATGAAGCGTTGAACGCATTCATCGTCGGCCTCTCCCCGGCCGACCGCGACCGCGCGTTCAGACCCGGCACCATGAACCGGAACATCCGCGATGTGCTGGGCCACCTGCACCACTGGCACACGTTCATGCTCGGCTGGTATGCGGTGGGCATGAAGGGTGGCAAGCCGGACATGCCGGCAAAGGGCTACACCTGGGCTGCAACACCGGAGCTGAACCGATGGATCCACCGCAAGTACAGTGATATCCCGTTGAAGAAGGTGCGCGCACTGTTCGAGCGCTCGCACGCCGATGTGGTAGCCCTGATCGAACGGCATAGCGACGCCGAACTCTTCACGAAGAAGCGTTATCCGTGGACGGGCAGCACTTCGCTGGGCGCCTATTTGGTCGGAGCGACATCAAGTCACTACGACTGGGCGCTGAAGCTGATCAAGAAGGGCATGAAGTAG
- a CDS encoding MBOAT family protein has translation MLFNSVHYLWFLPTVFALYWGVFRSLRAQNLLLIVASYVFYGWWDPRFLALLFVSSFSDYWLGLWIDRSGDARVRRRALVLSLVFNLGILAYFKYSNFFIASAVDALHALGLQANIGTLNVILPVGVSFYTFQSISYTIEIYRREMRPVRDPIAYLAFVSFFPHMVAGPIMRAVDLLPQMTASRRFTYANGVSGLRLIVQGLFKKVVIADSLAPMVDQVFRLYPWESGPDLALGAIYFAFQIYGDFSGYSDIAIGSAKLFGIELMTNFRTPYLARDIGDFWKRWHISLSTWFRDFLYIPLGGNRVSRPRRVFNTLVTFIASGFWHGANWTFLAWGAIHGLLYVPLIGKADGPARPAGQARILLSTLLTFAGVTLAWVFFRARNIAEAFGYLKGMCTQDVISVPDRLDGLPFVGVMVLLDLVNRHHVRDPFGQITTRWVRYAVYFTLVLAVVLFSRRNDVQFIYFQF, from the coding sequence ATGCTGTTCAATTCGGTCCACTACCTGTGGTTCCTGCCCACGGTGTTCGCGCTCTACTGGGGCGTGTTCCGGAGCCTGCGTGCGCAGAACCTGCTGCTGATCGTGGCCAGCTACGTGTTCTACGGCTGGTGGGACCCGCGCTTCCTCGCGCTGCTGTTCGTCAGCTCGTTCAGCGACTACTGGCTGGGCCTGTGGATCGACCGGAGCGGCGATGCGCGTGTCCGCAGGCGGGCCTTGGTGCTGAGCCTGGTCTTCAACCTGGGCATCCTGGCTTACTTCAAGTACAGCAACTTCTTCATCGCCTCGGCGGTGGATGCGCTGCACGCCTTGGGCCTGCAGGCCAACATCGGCACCTTGAACGTGATCCTGCCGGTGGGGGTGAGCTTTTACACCTTCCAGAGCATCAGCTACACGATCGAGATCTACCGGCGCGAGATGCGACCGGTGCGCGATCCCATCGCCTACCTCGCGTTCGTCAGCTTCTTCCCGCACATGGTGGCCGGGCCTATCATGCGAGCGGTGGACCTGCTGCCCCAGATGACCGCGTCCCGGCGGTTCACCTATGCCAACGGCGTGAGCGGCCTGCGGCTCATCGTCCAGGGCCTGTTCAAGAAGGTGGTCATCGCCGACAGCCTGGCGCCCATGGTGGATCAGGTGTTCCGGCTGTATCCCTGGGAATCCGGGCCCGACCTCGCGCTGGGGGCGATCTACTTCGCCTTCCAGATCTACGGCGACTTCAGCGGCTACAGTGACATCGCCATCGGATCGGCGAAGCTCTTCGGCATCGAACTGATGACCAACTTCCGCACGCCGTATCTGGCCCGCGACATCGGCGACTTCTGGAAACGCTGGCACATCAGCCTCAGCACCTGGTTCCGCGATTTCCTGTACATCCCGCTGGGGGGCAACCGGGTGAGCCGCCCGCGGCGTGTGTTCAACACGCTGGTCACCTTCATCGCCAGCGGGTTCTGGCATGGCGCCAACTGGACCTTCCTGGCCTGGGGGGCGATCCACGGGCTGCTGTACGTCCCGCTGATCGGCAAGGCGGATGGGCCAGCGCGACCGGCCGGACAGGCGCGCATCCTCCTGTCCACGCTCCTGACCTTCGCCGGCGTCACGCTCGCTTGGGTCTTCTTCCGCGCCCGGAACATCGCTGAGGCCTTCGGCTACCTGAAGGGCATGTGCACCCAGGACGTCATCAGCGTGCCCGACCGGCTGGACGGACTTCCTTTCGTGGGGGTCATGGTCCTGCTGGACCTGGTGAACCGGCATCACGTGCGTGATCCCTTCGGCCAGATCACGACGCGGTGGGTGCGTTACGCCGTCTACTTCACCCTGGTGCTGGCCGTGGTGCTCTTCAGTCGGCGGAACGACGTGCAGTTCATCTACTTCCAGTTCTGA
- the lpxB gene encoding lipid-A-disaccharide synthase encodes MSRRVYLIAGEASGDLHAANLVKALRREHPEVELRGWGGDRMAAAGVQVVKHIRELAFMGFAEVLLNLRTILGNIVACKADIAAWRPDAIVLVDYPGFNLRIATYARTLGIPVFYYISPQVWAWKAGRVKRIRRDVTELCVILPFEQEWYAERGMDVTFVGHPLLDAIAEENDHPPTPLPGADGRPVIALLPGSRRQEVERMLPVMLEATAGFTDHQCVVAAAPALDDAVYAPFLRNSSALVVRERTYGLLRQARAALVTSGTATLETALFGVPEVVCYGGSAVNVWLARRLVNVRFISLVNLIMGREVVREMIQQDLTPEALNAEVHRLLHDAPYRAAMLDDLARLRERLGGPGASAKAASRLWKILVQRS; translated from the coding sequence ATGAGCCGGCGCGTGTACCTCATCGCCGGCGAGGCCAGCGGCGACCTGCATGCGGCCAACCTCGTGAAGGCGCTTCGCCGCGAGCACCCGGAGGTGGAGCTGCGTGGCTGGGGTGGCGACCGCATGGCGGCGGCCGGGGTGCAGGTGGTGAAGCACATCCGTGAGCTGGCCTTCATGGGCTTCGCCGAGGTGCTCCTGAACCTGCGTACCATCCTCGGCAACATCGTGGCGTGCAAGGCGGACATCGCCGCATGGCGCCCCGATGCGATCGTGCTGGTGGACTACCCGGGCTTCAACCTGCGCATCGCGACCTATGCACGCACGCTCGGCATCCCCGTGTTCTACTACATCAGTCCGCAGGTGTGGGCCTGGAAGGCCGGCCGGGTGAAGCGCATCCGCCGCGACGTCACCGAGCTCTGCGTCATCCTGCCCTTCGAGCAGGAGTGGTACGCCGAGCGCGGCATGGACGTCACCTTCGTGGGGCACCCGCTGCTGGACGCCATCGCCGAGGAGAACGACCATCCGCCGACGCCGTTGCCGGGTGCGGACGGGCGACCGGTGATCGCCCTGCTCCCGGGCAGCCGCCGCCAGGAGGTGGAGCGCATGCTGCCGGTGATGCTGGAGGCCACCGCCGGCTTCACCGACCATCAATGCGTGGTGGCCGCGGCGCCCGCGCTCGATGATGCGGTGTACGCGCCGTTCCTCCGGAACAGCTCCGCTCTGGTGGTGCGTGAACGCACCTACGGCCTCCTGCGGCAGGCCCGGGCGGCCTTGGTCACCAGTGGCACCGCCACGCTCGAGACGGCGCTCTTCGGGGTGCCCGAGGTGGTGTGCTACGGGGGCAGTGCCGTGAACGTGTGGCTGGCCCGGCGGCTGGTGAACGTCCGGTTCATCTCCCTGGTGAACCTGATCATGGGGCGCGAGGTGGTGCGGGAGATGATCCAGCAGGACCTGACGCCGGAGGCCCTGAACGCCGAGGTGCATAGGCTGCTGCACGATGCGCCCTACCGGGCCGCGATGCTGGACGACCTGGCCCGGCTGCGGGAACGACTGGGTGGCCCCGGGGCCAGTGCGAAAGCGGCGTCGCGCTTGTGGAAAATTCTGGTCCAGCGCTCCTGA
- a CDS encoding CotH kinase family protein gives MLKNVLLLQSAVLILSSGLHAQCCDHILQMTDSYGDGWNGGSLEVLVNGTSIGTFAATGAGSTETFTVCTGDDVELIYTPQDWESENSYVLFDQWGNVVFADGPTPATGSVFIGLGDCTMVPPPGSTPCSAWPIDTTACVIADNTTALGTGIDPGCANYNGGDIWYTMPVPPSGNLVVSTASAGDLNDTGIALWVGPDCFNRALVTCDDDNGPDYFSMILASELLVGDTLWIQAYGYGGGTGAFELCVADPGTVVLDSSEIPIVLINTLGQEIVDEPKIDALMEIKYNGPGTITYLTDPSNVYNGHIGIEIRGGSSQGYPQQPFGFETRDPLGANLDVPLLSMPAENDWVLLSNYNDRSLIRNQLAFRISAGMGQYAPRTHLCEVLIDSVYRGIYLFGEKIKRDSGRVDIAKLTGTENSGDDLTGGYILEQNYWDADNSFESDHSPIDHPGFDVHFLYAYPEPDTITVQQKAYIAAFVDSLETALYSSMFNDPATGYRKYLDVKSFIDYFLVNEVARSNDGFKKSVFWHKDKDSKGGKLKAGPIWDFDWAWKNIASCSIFGATDGSGWAHLINDCFTDNYSCGWYVRLLQDSTFNNELRCAYEEYRTTVLDTTFIFHTIDSIGDRVQNAQARHFQKWPILGMSGPAPDVGPVATTYAAELDSLKAWIALRLAWLDANIPGVCRGLGGNGPERNDLLSCYPNPSTGTFHFQGAVDGDGPFLLRILDVAWREVDRVSLLPGQVSLDRTITRSGTYFFTVTAGGHLLQKGKLVVF, from the coding sequence ATGCTCAAGAACGTCCTCCTTCTCCAAAGCGCAGTGCTCATCTTGAGCAGCGGCCTGCACGCCCAGTGCTGCGATCACATCCTGCAGATGACCGACAGCTATGGTGATGGCTGGAACGGTGGTTCGTTGGAGGTGCTGGTCAACGGAACGTCCATCGGCACGTTCGCAGCTACTGGAGCCGGGAGCACCGAGACGTTCACCGTGTGCACGGGGGATGACGTGGAGCTCATCTACACCCCGCAGGACTGGGAAAGCGAGAACAGCTACGTGCTGTTCGACCAGTGGGGTAATGTGGTCTTCGCCGATGGCCCGACCCCTGCTACGGGATCAGTGTTCATCGGCCTGGGCGATTGCACGATGGTGCCGCCACCGGGCAGCACGCCCTGTTCCGCCTGGCCGATCGACACCACAGCGTGCGTGATCGCTGATAACACAACGGCCCTTGGCACCGGCATCGACCCGGGCTGCGCGAACTACAACGGGGGCGATATCTGGTATACGATGCCCGTACCTCCTTCCGGTAACCTGGTGGTGAGCACGGCCAGCGCCGGTGACCTGAACGACACGGGTATCGCGCTTTGGGTCGGGCCGGATTGCTTCAACCGGGCGCTCGTGACCTGCGACGATGACAACGGACCGGACTATTTCTCGATGATCCTCGCCAGTGAACTCCTGGTCGGTGACACGCTCTGGATCCAGGCGTACGGCTACGGTGGCGGCACCGGAGCGTTCGAACTCTGCGTCGCTGACCCTGGCACCGTGGTGCTGGACAGTTCCGAGATCCCCATCGTGCTGATCAACACCCTGGGGCAGGAGATCGTGGATGAGCCCAAGATCGATGCGCTCATGGAGATCAAGTACAACGGTCCTGGCACGATCACCTACCTCACCGACCCCTCGAACGTGTACAACGGCCACATCGGCATCGAGATCCGCGGAGGTTCGTCGCAGGGTTACCCGCAACAGCCCTTTGGATTTGAGACACGCGACCCGCTCGGCGCGAACCTTGACGTTCCGTTGCTCAGCATGCCGGCCGAGAACGACTGGGTGCTGTTATCGAACTACAATGACCGGTCCCTGATCCGGAACCAGCTCGCGTTCCGGATCTCTGCGGGCATGGGTCAATATGCGCCTCGCACGCATCTGTGCGAGGTGCTGATCGACAGCGTGTACAGGGGCATCTATCTGTTCGGCGAGAAGATCAAGCGTGACAGCGGGCGTGTGGACATCGCCAAGCTTACCGGCACGGAGAACTCCGGCGACGACCTTACCGGTGGATACATCCTGGAGCAGAACTACTGGGATGCGGACAACAGCTTCGAGTCGGATCACTCCCCCATCGATCACCCGGGCTTCGATGTGCACTTCCTCTACGCGTACCCCGAGCCGGATACCATCACCGTCCAGCAGAAGGCCTACATCGCCGCTTTCGTCGACAGCCTGGAGACCGCGCTATACAGCAGCATGTTCAACGATCCCGCCACCGGCTACCGGAAGTACCTGGACGTGAAGTCCTTCATCGACTACTTCCTGGTGAACGAAGTGGCGCGCAGCAACGATGGCTTCAAGAAAAGCGTGTTCTGGCACAAGGACAAGGACAGCAAGGGTGGCAAGCTGAAGGCTGGACCCATCTGGGATTTCGATTGGGCCTGGAAGAACATTGCGAGCTGCTCCATTTTCGGAGCGACCGATGGTTCGGGCTGGGCGCATCTCATCAACGACTGCTTCACGGATAACTACTCCTGCGGTTGGTACGTGCGCTTGCTGCAGGACAGCACCTTCAACAACGAGCTTCGCTGCGCCTATGAGGAGTACCGCACCACCGTGCTGGACACCACGTTCATCTTCCACACCATCGACAGCATCGGCGACCGCGTGCAGAACGCACAGGCGCGGCACTTCCAGAAGTGGCCCATCCTCGGCATGAGCGGGCCTGCTCCTGACGTTGGACCGGTGGCGACCACCTATGCCGCCGAGCTCGATTCCTTGAAGGCCTGGATCGCCCTCCGTCTGGCCTGGCTCGATGCCAACATCCCCGGGGTGTGCAGGGGCCTGGGAGGGAATGGACCCGAGCGGAACGACCTTCTGTCGTGCTATCCGAACCCGAGCACCGGAACGTTCCACTTCCAAGGCGCTGTTGACGGCGACGGTCCTTTCCTACTTCGCATCCTTGATGTGGCCTGGCGGGAAGTGGACCGCGTGAGCCTATTGCCAGGACAGGTCTCCCTGGACCGCACGATCACGCGAAGCGGTACATACTTCTTCACTGTGACTGCGGGAGGCCACCTGTTGCAGAAGGGGAAGCTGGTGGTGTTCTAG
- the surE gene encoding 5'/3'-nucleotidase SurE — protein MEHRPLILVTNDDGIFAPGIRALVEEVRAFGRVMVVAPDKPQSAMGHAITIHSFLRLNKVAYLDDLDAWSCSGTPVDCVKLAIYKLLEGRKPDLLVSGINHGANISINVLYSGTMSAAVEGAMEGIPSVGFSLMDHSMEADFAPVRPVVRSVVSNVLRHGLSQGACLNVNVPRTRGEALKGMRVCRQAKANWEDEFETRLDPGKREYYWLKGEFKSEDHGQDTDVWAVNNGYVSIVPTQFDMTAHHAIADLNTWDHGLE, from the coding sequence ATGGAGCACCGACCGCTGATCCTGGTCACCAACGACGATGGCATCTTCGCCCCGGGCATCCGCGCCCTGGTGGAGGAGGTCCGCGCCTTCGGTCGCGTGATGGTGGTGGCCCCGGACAAGCCCCAGAGCGCCATGGGGCACGCCATCACCATCCACAGCTTCCTGCGCCTGAACAAGGTGGCCTACCTGGACGACCTGGACGCTTGGAGCTGCAGCGGCACACCGGTGGACTGTGTGAAGCTGGCCATCTACAAGCTGCTGGAAGGGCGCAAGCCCGACCTGCTGGTCAGCGGCATCAACCACGGCGCGAACATCAGCATCAACGTGCTGTACAGCGGCACCATGAGCGCGGCGGTGGAGGGGGCCATGGAAGGCATCCCGAGCGTGGGCTTCAGCCTGATGGACCACAGCATGGAGGCCGATTTCGCACCGGTGCGGCCGGTGGTGCGGAGCGTGGTGTCCAACGTCCTGCGCCACGGCCTTTCCCAGGGGGCGTGCCTCAATGTGAACGTGCCCCGCACCCGCGGCGAGGCCCTCAAGGGCATGCGCGTGTGCCGTCAGGCCAAGGCCAACTGGGAGGACGAGTTCGAGACGCGGCTCGATCCCGGCAAGCGCGAGTACTACTGGTTGAAGGGGGAGTTCAAGAGCGAGGACCACGGACAGGACACCGATGTGTGGGCCGTGAACAACGGCTACGTCAGCATCGTGCCCACCCAGTTCGACATGACGGCGCACCACGCCATCGCCGACCTGAACACCTGGGACCATGGCCTGGAATGA
- a CDS encoding SpoIID/LytB domain-containing protein, with amino-acid sequence MRLHLTAWALVAAGWVGAQFQEVQVAVLHGKGVTSATLMGTRGAMAVLTDGRQVGELAPNDGLRVALEDGRIVGRSLSATWTARERITLRAASGGGVRLRAVVPKLAERVYSGSIDIRRAGAELRFVNEVKLEDYVAGVVESEAGAQQAPEYYKLQAVGCRTYALANARKHAPEGFELCDQVHCQVYKGKATHGPITEAAQATRGMVVVDAGIRLIQATFHSNCGGETLNAEDIWSKSEPYLQATTDSFCIEQPHATWAMTIPKADWLGYMERKHGLRTADAAVRAELLAHEPQCRGLYLNTTKPLVPLKQLREDWKLRSTYFTVRTAGDQVVLDGRGFGHGVGLCQEGAMEMARRGIPFMDILHHYYRDVHLVDLSSLEFFRDEGQ; translated from the coding sequence ATGCGCCTCCACCTTACTGCGTGGGCCCTGGTCGCGGCCGGCTGGGTCGGTGCCCAGTTCCAGGAAGTGCAGGTGGCGGTGCTCCATGGGAAAGGCGTCACCAGCGCCACACTGATGGGCACCCGCGGCGCCATGGCCGTGCTGACCGATGGCCGGCAGGTGGGCGAGCTCGCACCCAATGACGGGCTGCGGGTAGCCTTGGAGGACGGACGCATCGTGGGCCGGTCCTTGAGCGCGACGTGGACGGCCCGCGAGCGGATCACGCTTCGAGCGGCCTCTGGAGGTGGCGTGCGGCTGCGCGCCGTGGTGCCCAAGCTCGCCGAACGCGTGTACAGCGGGTCCATCGACATCCGTCGGGCGGGCGCCGAACTGCGCTTCGTGAACGAAGTGAAGCTGGAGGATTACGTGGCCGGGGTGGTCGAGAGCGAGGCCGGAGCGCAGCAGGCACCGGAGTACTACAAGTTGCAGGCGGTGGGCTGCAGGACCTATGCGCTGGCGAACGCGCGGAAGCATGCGCCGGAAGGCTTCGAGCTCTGCGACCAAGTGCATTGCCAGGTGTACAAGGGAAAGGCCACCCATGGACCGATCACCGAGGCCGCACAAGCCACCCGCGGCATGGTGGTGGTGGATGCTGGGATCAGGCTGATCCAGGCCACCTTCCATAGCAACTGCGGGGGAGAGACGCTCAACGCGGAGGACATCTGGAGCAAGTCCGAACCCTATCTGCAGGCCACCACTGACAGCTTCTGCATCGAACAGCCCCATGCCACCTGGGCCATGACCATCCCCAAGGCCGACTGGCTCGGCTATATGGAAAGAAAGCATGGGCTGCGCACTGCGGATGCGGCCGTGCGCGCGGAACTCCTTGCCCACGAACCCCAATGCCGTGGCCTCTACCTCAATACCACCAAGCCGCTCGTGCCGCTGAAGCAACTACGGGAGGACTGGAAGTTGCGGAGCACCTATTTCACCGTGCGCACCGCCGGCGACCAGGTGGTGCTGGACGGTCGCGGCTTCGGACATGGCGTGGGGCTCTGTCAGGAAGGGGCCATGGAGATGGCGAGGCGTGGGATCCCCTTCATGGACATCCTGCATCACTACTACCGCGATGTGCACCTGGTGGACCTCAGTAGCCTCGAGTTCTTCCGCGACGAGGGGCAATGA